The Longimicrobium sp. genome segment CCAGCATTTCGCCACCTTCCTGAACGACATGGCCACCGCGTTCCCGGAGGTGAAGTTCTGGCAGATCTGGAACGAGCAGGACAACTCGGGCTGGGCAAAGCCATGGCGCGACCTCCCCGGCGGCAACTCAACTAACTGGGGGGCAAGCTACGCGTCGACGCTGCGGGCCGTTTACCCGGGCCTCAAGGCCCGCGGCAGGTGGGTGGTTTCCGGGGGGCTGGAGATGCCTTCCGGGTTGCTGGAGGGGCAGAGTGTGGAATTTGTACGCGGGATGTACCAAGGTTTCGAAGCTACCGGCGGGAAGCCGTACCCGCTCGACATCATGGCGTTGCACGCATACGGCGCGAATCCTTACGACCCGTGGGGACCATTCACGAGGGTGCACAAGCTCACTCCGGTGATGAACGCGTTCGGTGACGTCAACCGCCCGATCTGGATCACCGAGACGGGAACCTCCGGCCAATGGTACCTCAGAGCGTACGGCGTTCCCGGAGGCGACTCTGACGCTATGGCTAGCACGTATGACGAGCACCAGCGCAGCTACTATGATGCTCTCGTAAACGGGCTGTACGATACGCCCATCACCAAGGTGCTCGGCTACAACATGTACACCGCGGCTGGAGACTCCGGGGTGAGCTTTCCGGACGGGCGCCCCGCCGCAGACTACAACCTGTCGCTGACCAGGAAGGGGTCGAACCCGATGACTCCCCGGCCCGCATGGCAGTGGCTGACGGCGCGCAGCGCGACGAACCGCGCGCAATGGGACCGGCCCGCATCGACCGGTGACTACCAGATCACCACCTTCGGCCTGGTTCCGTCCAACCACGCGTTCCAGTACCAGGCCGACGGATCGCTGGTGGTGCAGGGCGTTACGGTCAACACGCTCACGCCGACGAGCGTGCCGTTCATGCTGCCATTGGGGTACCAGGTCAGCATCGTCGGGGTAGGGGCTACAGGCACGGTCTACAACAACCAGGTGGCGGGGTACGACACACAGCAGAAATACATGAATCGCCTGCGCGTGCAGCCGCTCGACGTTCCGACCGTCGCCTGCTACCAGGTTCACCAGTCCAACCTCGGTGACCGGCCGGTCGTGTGCTCCAACTGGTCCGACCCCTGGACGGGGGATCCGAACCAGCGCATCGAGCAGATCCGCATCACGGTCGACAACCCGGCGTGGTCCATCTGCTACCAGGTCTTCGCCTGGAACAACGGGTGGACCCCCTGGGCGTGCAACGGCGACTGGGCAGGCAGCCGCGGCCTGGCGCGCAGCCTCGGGGCCATGCGCGTGCGCATGCAGCGCAACTAGCCACGCGGGTAATACGCACTACGGGGGCGCATCCACAGGTGTGGGTGCGCCCCCGTTTCGCGCCGGGCCTGCCCTTTTCCCGTCATCCTGAGCGGCCGGCCCCGCGGCGCCCTCATGCACCCAGAGATCGCAGGCCCGAAGGGATCTGGCCGACGCATGGCCCGGAGCCTGTCCGCGGCAGCGTTCCGGATGCCGCGGTCGGAAAAGGCAGCGAGCGGTATGGACGAAGGCACGGGCAGCCACGCGGCGCGGCCCCTACGAGGTATGGGTGCCGGCGGGCGGGCGTCGAGGTGGGGCAGAGGGAGGGCAGACACGCAGGTCTGCCCCAACCGGGACCGGTGCGCGGGACCGGTATCTGTGCGGCGGAAGGCACGGGCGCGATGAATCGCGCCCCTACGGGTCCTGTGCGCAGCGCACGATGTTCTCCCCCTCACCCGCCCTGCGCCCCCGCAGGCGGGGGAGGGGGCCGGGGGGAGGGGGCCAGCGCGGACAGACGCGCGCGTACGCCCCTCCCCCAGGTTGTTTTGGGGGAGGGGCCGCGAGGAACGAGCGGGGGAGGGGGCCCGCGCCCCTCCTACTCTCGCAACCGCTCCTCCAGCTCCCCGTCGGGCGCCACGAACACCGTCTTCGCCTGCTGGATGGTCACGCGGCCGGGCGGGGCGCCGCGCGGCTTGCGCACGTAGCGGCGGCGCGTCCAGTCCACGGCGACGGTGCCGGACGAGCGGGCCTTGCTGTGCCAGGCCGCCAGTGTGGCCGCCTCCTCCAGGTCGCGGGCGGGGGGGGCGCCCTCCTCCTGCCAGCGCAGCACCACGTGCGAGCCCGGGACGGAGCGCGCGTGCAGCCACACGTCGCCCGGCGAGGCGTGGTGAAAGGTGAGGCGGTCGTTGTCCTCGCGCGTGCGGCCCACGCGCACCTCCAGCCCGCCCGACGTGCGGTAGACGCGGTACGGCTTGCGGTCGCGCACCTGGGCGGGGCTTCTCGCCTCCTTGGACTCCGCGCGGCGCAGGGCGGCTTCCATCCACGCGGGCGGGTCGCCGGCCTCGGCGGCGGCGATGCCCTTTTCCCAGCGGCGCACCTCTGCCTTGGCGCGCTCGATGAGGCCCGGGATGCGCTCGGCGATGCGGTCCAGGCGGCGCGCTTCCTCGAACCAGCGGTTGGCGTTCTCGTGCGGGCGAAGGGAGGGGTCTACGGCGAGCTTGATCTTGCGCCCATCGTGGTCGTACACGGTCACGCGCGATGCGCCGTGCTGCACGCGATGGAGGTTGGCCAGCAGGAGCTCGCCCTTTGCGCGCAGCGGCTCAGCGGCGCCGACGCCTTGCAGCTCGGTGTAGAGCTTGGCGGCGCGGCGGCGCACGCCCTCCAGCCGGCGGCGGGCGCGGGTGAGGAGGCGCGCGATCTCCAGCTCGCGACCCGGCACCTCGTCCGAGGTCGCCAGCGTGGCCCAGGCGGCGAGGAGGGTGGGGAAGGGCTCCGCCGCGATCCCGTCCAGGCGGCGCGGATAGGGCTGCTTCCCCCAGCGCGCGTCCAGCAGCACCGGCTCCGTGTGGCCCGCGTGGACGTGCCACCAGCGCTCGAAGGCCGGGTCCAGCGCCGCCGGGTCGTCCGACGTGG includes the following:
- a CDS encoding cellulase family glycosylhydrolase; protein product: MRIRLLAAAALLLAACTDDLPTTSPLSPGGVSPRANTYSQPATWRAHWQSSRDLWIYDKSPEIGFNIHMDGQALQEHHMDMVHNAGMRLVRVSLYWIEVDPDGDGIYDPNMMAAIRDRVDKAMNGTRELELMFVVHGMWTNADAATANQPLPWKDDATVSAFNQHFATFLNDMATAFPEVKFWQIWNEQDNSGWAKPWRDLPGGNSTNWGASYASTLRAVYPGLKARGRWVVSGGLEMPSGLLEGQSVEFVRGMYQGFEATGGKPYPLDIMALHAYGANPYDPWGPFTRVHKLTPVMNAFGDVNRPIWITETGTSGQWYLRAYGVPGGDSDAMASTYDEHQRSYYDALVNGLYDTPITKVLGYNMYTAAGDSGVSFPDGRPAADYNLSLTRKGSNPMTPRPAWQWLTARSATNRAQWDRPASTGDYQITTFGLVPSNHAFQYQADGSLVVQGVTVNTLTPTSVPFMLPLGYQVSIVGVGATGTVYNNQVAGYDTQQKYMNRLRVQPLDVPTVACYQVHQSNLGDRPVVCSNWSDPWTGDPNQRIEQIRITVDNPAWSICYQVFAWNNGWTPWACNGDWAGSRGLARSLGAMRVRMQRN
- a CDS encoding NFACT RNA binding domain-containing protein, whose protein sequence is MSNAIRFDPPLVRALAAELDALLQGRAAHPAPVFDKDLSALLLLDGAEALRLDLHPTRGWVRIVPRPDGLEGHAPEARIVRVAAAPDERLLRIELQEGNRFRGGARSLFFELHTNQWNALLVDGADRRIVSVLRSREAGGRRLHAGEEYAPPAPQARLSARTTERDRLRVEWHLRLAFAAPDQRRGELLRGFADASPLNADAILGDAATSDDPAALDPAFERWWHVHAGHTEPVLLDARWGKQPYPRRLDGIAAEPFPTLLAAWATLATSDEVPGRELEIARLLTRARRRLEGVRRRAAKLYTELQGVGAAEPLRAKGELLLANLHRVQHGASRVTVYDHDGRKIKLAVDPSLRPHENANRWFEEARRLDRIAERIPGLIERAKAEVRRWEKGIAAAEAGDPPAWMEAALRRAESKEARSPAQVRDRKPYRVYRTSGGLEVRVGRTREDNDRLTFHHASPGDVWLHARSVPGSHVVLRWQEEGAPPARDLEEAATLAAWHSKARSSGTVAVDWTRRRYVRKPRGAPPGRVTIQQAKTVFVAPDGELEERLRE